One genomic window of Salvelinus sp. IW2-2015 unplaced genomic scaffold, ASM291031v2 Un_scaffold3967, whole genome shotgun sequence includes the following:
- the LOC139026139 gene encoding trace amine-associated receptor 7a-like: protein MTVATMEPCWGFGEHFCVFQFYITFLCTALSLGNYVLISIDRYVAVCDPLLYHSKITTTRIMCCISITWCCCIIYDAVIIKNFVNVQIPSRCLAECVIVEGITWVNIIYVVFIMVFPCSIIITLYMKIFVVARSQARKVFSKEAASVSGVKTVQANKSERKAAKTLAIVVFNYFICWIPSLLIYFVFSVIGNHLISYFTSYLALVNSLINPIIYAFFYPWFKVTAKLILTLKIRRL, encoded by the coding sequence ATGACTGTAGCAACAATGGAACCATGCTGGGGATTTGGAGAACATTTCTGTGTGTTTCAATTCTACATCACTTTTTTATGTACTGCTTTATCTCTGGGTAATTATGTCTTGATATCTATTGACCgctatgttgctgtgtgtgatcccttattgtaccactctaaaataacaacaacaagaatCATGTGTTGTATATCCATTACCTGGTGTTGTTGTATCATATACGATGCTGTTATTATAAAAAACTTTGTAAATGTACAGATACCCAGTAGGTGTTTGGCAGAATGTGTTATTGTTGAAGGAATAACATGGGTTAATATAATTTACGTTGTATTTATAATGGTTTTCCCATGCTCTATTATTATAACACTTTATATGAAAATCTTTGTGGTGGCCAGATCACAGGCCAGAAAGGTATTTTCTAAAGAGGCTGCCAGTGTGTCTGGTGTTAAAACTGTACAGGCAAATAAGTCTGAGAGAAAAGCAGCAAAAACTCTAGCTATTGTTGTTTTCAACTATTTCATTTGTTGGATTCCATCTCTATTAATTTACTTTGTTTTTTCTGTTATAGGTAATCATTTAATATCATATTTCACCAGTTATCTGGCACTTGTTAATTCCTTAATTAATCCAATAATTTATGCTTTCTTTTATCCATGGTTCAAAGTGACAGCTAAACTTATTTTAACTTTGAAGATAAGACGTTTATAG